In the Endozoicomonas sp. SCSIO W0465 genome, AGTCTTTTTCTGCAATTCCGGTGCAGAAGCCAATGAAGCTGCCTTTAAACTGGCCAGAAAGTATGCGTACGATAATTTTGGTCCGGAAAAACATGAGATCATCTCCTTCTACCAATCGTTCCATGGTCGAACACTTTTTACCGTTACCGTAGGTGGCCAGAAGAAATACTGTGAAGGCTTTGAGCCTGTTCCCGGCGGTGTTCTGCACACTGCCTATAACGACCTTGATGCGCTCAGGGCACTTATTTCTGACCGTACCTGCGCCGTTGTCGCTGAACCCGTTCAGGGTGAAGGCGGGGTTATTCCTGCAGACCCTGAATTTATGAAAGGGGTCAGAGAACTTTGCGACCAGCATAATGCCCTGCTGGTTTTAGATGAAGTCCAGTCCGGTATGGGCAGAACCGGTAAACTCTTTGCCTATATGGGGCTTGATGTATTGCCGGACATTCTGACCAGTGCCAAATCCCTTGGCGGGGGCTTCCCGATCGGAGCCATGCTAACGACCAACAAAGTGGCAGAAAGTTTTGGTTTTGGGACGCATGGCAGCACATACGGTGGTAACCCGCTGGCCTGTGCAGTGGCGCTGGAAGTGATCAACATCATTAATGATCCACAACTGCTGGATAATGTTAGTAAAAAACATAACCGCATCCGTAAACACCTGGAATCCATTAACAGCAAATATGACATCTTTGCCGAGGTGCGTGGTAAAGGCCTGCTGATTGGCGCTGAACTGGTCGAAAAATATCACGGTCGAGGGAAAGAATTTCTTTCTGCTGCGGCCGACGAGGGACTGATGATGCTGGTTGCCGGGCCAAATGTTCTGCGCTTTGCACCATCACTCATTATTCCTGATGAAGACATTGATGAGGGTATGGCACGTCTGGAAAGGGCTGTTGCTACCGTGGTTTCTGCCTGAGAGTCCTGAATACCTCGCCACGCCGGCAGAGGTACTTCTCGTTCCCACGCTCCGCGTGGGAATGCATACCCTTCCTGACCTCCATACCTGGAGTTAAAACAGAATGAGCATGTCGTATGGTAAAGCCAGCTAAAACACTTCCCCCTGAACTCCTCCCCTGGCTGGATTTACTCAATGACCAGCACGATGAAATGCAGGCCAGAACCATTGAACTGGCTGAAATAAATTCTGGCAGCCTTAACCGTGACGGCGTCAACAAGGTTTTGGCAAAGCTGTTGACACTGACTTCGGATTTATCAAAAGACCATGAACGTATACCTGTCAATCCCTGGGAGGTTGTAAACGACAGTGGAGAGATCATCCGGCACCCATTGGGTGATGCGTTGAGAATTCGTAAACGCCCCGAAGCACCTCTTCAGGTCTTTCTGTGCGGGCATATGGATACCGTTTTTCCCAAAGACAGCCCTTTTCAAAAGGTTCGCTGGCTGGATGATGACACCATCAATGGTCCCGGAGTTACTGACTTAAAAGGGGGGATTATGGTGATGCTCAAGGCGCTGGAAGTACTTGAGCAAAGTCCATGGGCTGAGCAGATCGGTTGGGAAATATTGTTTAACCCGGATGAGGAGATTGGCTCCCCCGGCTCAGCCCCTTTAATTCAGGAGGCTGCGCAACGAGTACACCTGGGCATGATATTTGAACCCTGCTTTCCAGATGGCAACCTTGCCGGCCAACGCAAAGGCAGCGGTAACTTTACCGTGGTCAGTTATGGCAAAGCAGCTCACGCAGGGCGGGAACATCATCTGGGCCGCAACGCTATTCGTGCCCTCTGTGATTTTGTCTCCGCCATGGACGACCTGAATGGTCGGCGGCCGGGCATCACCTTTAACCCCGGCTACATTCACGGTGGCGGCCCGACCAACATTGTGCCTGATCGCTGTATTCACAAGTTCAATATTCGTCTTGAACAACCGGATGATGAACAGTGGTGCCTGCAAAAACTTAATGGGATCATTGATAGCATAAATCAGCGTGACGGCATTCAACTGGCACTGCATGGCGGATTTACCCGCAAACCCAAGGTGCTGAGCCCTGCCAATGAACAGCTACTGGCACTGGCAAAAAACATCGGGCATGAACTGGGGATTCCACTGGAGATCAAACCCACCGGAGGTTGTTGCGATGGTAACAACCTTGCCTCTGCCGGGATTCCCAATATTGATACGCTTGGGGTTCAGGGGGGAGCGATCCATAGTGATCAGGAATATTTAAACGTCAAAAGCCTTGTGCCAAGGGCCAGGCTCAGTGCGGCATTATTACTGAGTCTGGCCCATGCCAGTGCACAGGGTGATTGCTTTGACTGGTTAAAACGAAAAGAGTAATAGCCAGGCAGAAAAGCGCACACCCTCCCATGCCCGCGTGGGAATGCATAGTGCGCTGGGATAAGCGGCGTATATCTTGCGGGTGAAAGTCCCGTTGCGGAAGGAGAACCAGCTCCACCGTATAGCGAGTCTTGCGTTGCTGAAGGTAACGACAGTGATGAAGCGTAGACAGCGAAATATCCGAGCCGAAACCAAATGGTGAACGTCACAGCTCCGAAATACCACTTGTTGTGGGTGCCGATGCTCTTATGCAGGCAGCAGGCCCAAGAGTGCTGTGTAAGGTCAATCTGGGAATCCGAACAGCACTACCCTCCGGAGTCGCAGGCGTCGGCGAGTTTATAGAGATATACGACTGAACCCAGGAGATCCATAGGGCTCTCAAAGGATTGAGTATGTTAAGTACAAGTGCAAAACACGAGGCTTTACAGATGGCTCTATGGAAGTCGGAGTCAGTCATAGTAGTGATGAAGCGGGTAACGACCGTGGAGCGAAGGGCTGGCAGATAGATCGAGCGTGAGAGAGAAACAATGACCGTACTCAGCAACGACGGACAATCATGGTTAACGAAACTTGAGCGCATAGGTGAGAAATCGGCATACGACAGACAAATGGTGTTCAATAACCTTGGTCACCTGCTAAATGTTGACATGCTGAAGGAGCAATTCCATCGGTTGAACGGGAATAAAGCCGTAGGTATTGACCGTGAGACAAAGGAGACTTACGGCGTAAAACTGGATGAAAATCTGAAACACCTTTTCCAGCGCATTCGCCGTGGGACTTACAGGCCAAAACCCGCGAGGGTCACTGAAATCCCGAAAGAGGATGGGAGCAAACGGCCACTGGTCATATCCTGCTTTGAAGACAAACTGGTGCAACTTGCAGCCAGTCAAATCCCTGGCAAGATATACGAACCGCTGTTTCTACCGTGCTCATACGGATTCAGGCCCGGCTTGAGTTGTCACGATGCTTTGAGGACTTTGCTGCAGTCCAGTTCCCGAATTCGGGATGGTGCTGTGGTAGAAATTGATATCTGCAAGTACTTCAACAGAATTCCTCACAGGGAGCTGATGAAGATTTTGCGAATGAAGATATCAGACCAGCGTTTTCTCAGGCTGATAGAAGTCCTGATTACAGCACCTGTGATGGAACACAAGCAAGTATCCGACAATCGGGAAGGATGTCCGCAAGGGGCTATCCTGTCGCCAGTGCTGGCCAATATCTACCTGCACTACGTGATAGATGAATGGTTTGCCGAGGTAAGCCGTTCTCACATCAAAGGGCGGGCGGAAATGGTGAGGTACGCTGACGATATGGTATTCCTTTTTGGGGATGCCAGTGAAGCAGAGCGCTTTTATAAAGTGTTGCCAAAACGGTTAGAGAAGTTTGGTCTGGAGTTGCATAGAGAGAAATCGCAGATAATTCCTGCAGGATGGATTGCAGCTCAGAGGGCCAATCAATCAGGTAAGCGTCTTTCGACGTTTAACTTCCTGGGGTTCACCTGTTACTGGGGTAAGATGCGAAAAGGTGGTTGGCGACTGAAGTTCACCAGCCGTAAAGATCGTTTTGCATCGAAGCTCAAAGGGTTAAGTGAGTTCCTCTGGAAGCGCCTGAGTTCTGACCGTGTGCA is a window encoding:
- a CDS encoding aspartate aminotransferase family protein, with the translated sequence MSEHPVDRSTFDQVMVPNYAPQAMVPVRGKGSRIWDQEGKEYLDFAGGIAVNALGHCHPALIDALKQQGEKLWHLSNVYTNEPALELAQQLINNTFADKVFFCNSGAEANEAAFKLARKYAYDNFGPEKHEIISFYQSFHGRTLFTVTVGGQKKYCEGFEPVPGGVLHTAYNDLDALRALISDRTCAVVAEPVQGEGGVIPADPEFMKGVRELCDQHNALLVLDEVQSGMGRTGKLFAYMGLDVLPDILTSAKSLGGGFPIGAMLTTNKVAESFGFGTHGSTYGGNPLACAVALEVINIINDPQLLDNVSKKHNRIRKHLESINSKYDIFAEVRGKGLLIGAELVEKYHGRGKEFLSAAADEGLMMLVAGPNVLRFAPSLIIPDEDIDEGMARLERAVATVVSA
- a CDS encoding hydrolase, producing MVKPAKTLPPELLPWLDLLNDQHDEMQARTIELAEINSGSLNRDGVNKVLAKLLTLTSDLSKDHERIPVNPWEVVNDSGEIIRHPLGDALRIRKRPEAPLQVFLCGHMDTVFPKDSPFQKVRWLDDDTINGPGVTDLKGGIMVMLKALEVLEQSPWAEQIGWEILFNPDEEIGSPGSAPLIQEAAQRVHLGMIFEPCFPDGNLAGQRKGSGNFTVVSYGKAAHAGREHHLGRNAIRALCDFVSAMDDLNGRRPGITFNPGYIHGGGPTNIVPDRCIHKFNIRLEQPDDEQWCLQKLNGIIDSINQRDGIQLALHGGFTRKPKVLSPANEQLLALAKNIGHELGIPLEIKPTGGCCDGNNLASAGIPNIDTLGVQGGAIHSDQEYLNVKSLVPRARLSAALLLSLAHASAQGDCFDWLKRKE
- the ltrA gene encoding group II intron reverse transcriptase/maturase encodes the protein MTVLSNDGQSWLTKLERIGEKSAYDRQMVFNNLGHLLNVDMLKEQFHRLNGNKAVGIDRETKETYGVKLDENLKHLFQRIRRGTYRPKPARVTEIPKEDGSKRPLVISCFEDKLVQLAASQIPGKIYEPLFLPCSYGFRPGLSCHDALRTLLQSSSRIRDGAVVEIDICKYFNRIPHRELMKILRMKISDQRFLRLIEVLITAPVMEHKQVSDNREGCPQGAILSPVLANIYLHYVIDEWFAEVSRSHIKGRAEMVRYADDMVFLFGDASEAERFYKVLPKRLEKFGLELHREKSQIIPAGWIAAQRANQSGKRLSTFNFLGFTCYWGKMRKGGWRLKFTSRKDRFASKLKGLSEFLWKRLSSDRVQTLKRAIRGIKGWINYHGITDNQGRVRQFILQGKRTIHRWLNRQGGKGYLSWGKLVKILKVLAYPESWKTVSMFRSHRTCVGTRVYREPDAIIPQVRF